The following are encoded together in the Lathyrus oleraceus cultivar Zhongwan6 chromosome 3, CAAS_Psat_ZW6_1.0, whole genome shotgun sequence genome:
- the LOC127126071 gene encoding poly [ADP-ribose] polymerase 1: MSNPQNQKPWKAEYAKSGRSSCRTCKSPIASEKLRLGKMVQSSKFDGLMPMWHHADCVMKKANQIKLVDDVENLETLRWEDQQNIRTYIQSSGGGSTSTSKSKSKSTAASASKSSAASASKSSASKNVEYGIEVSQTSRAACKHCGQKIIKGEVRISTKPDGQGPRGLAWHHAKCLLELSPSIQFDNLSGWNSLSSSEQSAVSDLAMKDHPTNKGGGSGTDVEAEGVKVSTQQSSSRGGTKRGKDAEGEQMSKAAKVKGDVSVGRGVAVKNADDSGEVGGLENSLEAQSKELWALKDDLKKHVTTAEMREMLEANDQDSTGSELDLRDRCADGMMFGGLCHCPLCSGFLRYSGGMYRCSGYISEWSKCSYSTCEPKRTEGKWKIPKETDNRYLTKWFKSQKGKKPIRILPPPPSKTSAESSISAGQHQSSNSESLADLKVAICGFPKASIDEWKHKIDGIGGVFHAKVKKDTSCLVVSGALKDEAEMRKARRMKVPIVREDYLVDCMERKKKLPFDMYKVEMTGETSSMVTVKVKGQSAVHDASGLQDSGHILEEGKSIYNTTLNMSDLSTGINSYYILQIIEEDKGSDCYVFRKWGRVGSDKIGGSKLEDMSKSDAIREFKRLFYEKTGNPWEAWEQKTIQKQPGRFFPLEIDYGVNKQGARKSKDNADSKLPPRVRELMKMLFNVETYRAAMMEFEINMSEMPLGKLSKSNIQKGFEALTDIQNLFTSGNPDSSVRDSLLIDASNRFFTVIPSIHPHIIRDEDDFKAKVKMLEALQDIEIASRLVGFDANRDDSIDDNYKKLRCAISPLPHDSEDFRLVEKYLHNTHAPTHVDWSLELEDVFSLERHGEFDKYAPYRNKVGNRMLLWHGSRLTNFVGILNQGLRIAPPEAPATGYMFGKGIYFADLVSKSAQYCYTDKKNPVGLMLLSEVALGNVYELKKAKYMDKPPEGKHSTKGLGKKMPLESDYVKWRGDVVVPCGKPVSSNVKASELMYNEYIVYNTSQVKLQYLLKVRFHHKK, encoded by the exons ATGTCGAACCCTCAAAACCAGAAACCATGGAAAGCTGAATACGCCAAATCGGGACGTTCCTCATGCCGAACCTGCAAAAGTCCCATCGCCAGCGAAAAGCTCCGTCTCGGCAAGATGGTTCAATCTTCCAAGTTCGACGGCCTCATGCCT ATGTGGCATCATGCTGACTGCGTAATGAAGAAAGCCAATCAGATAAAATT AGTTGATGATGTTGAAAACCTAGAGACACTTCGATGGGAAGATCAGCAGAACATTAGAACATACATTCAGAGCAGTGGTGGTGGTTCTACTTCTACGTCCAAGTCGAAGTCGAAGTCCACTGCCGCATCGGCATCTAAGTCAAGTGCTGCATCGGCATCTAAGTCAAGTGCTAGCAAAAATGTTGAATATGGTATTGAAGTTTCACAAACTTCCCGTGCTGCTTGCAAGCATTGTGGTCAGAAAATTATTAAAGGAGAG GTTCGCATATCTACTAAGCCTGATGGTCAAGGTCCCAGGGGTTTGGCTTGGCACCACGCCAAGTGTCTCTTGGAACTATCACCATCAATTCAATTCGATAACTTGTCCGGATGGAATAGTCTCTCATCTTCTGAACAATCAGCTGTCAGTGACTTAGCTATGAAAGACCATCCTACGAACAAGGGAG GTGGTAGTGGTACAGATGTTGAGGCTGAAGGGGTTAAAGTATCCACACAACAATCCTCTTCCAGAGGTGGCACTAAACGGGGGAAAGATGCAGAGGGTGAGCAGATGTCAAAAGCTGCTAAGGTCAAGGGAGACGTGTCTGTGGGTAGGGGAGTGGCAGTGAAAAATGCTGATGACTCCGGGGAGGTAGGTGGTCTTGAGAATAGCCTAGAGGCGCAAAGCAAAGAACTGTGGGCCCTGAAGGATGATCTTAAGAAGCACGTGACAACAGCAGAGATGCGTGAAATGCTGGAAGCCAATGATCAAGATTCAACTGGATCAGAGCTTGATTTGCGTGATCGCTG TGCTGATGGAATGATGTTTGGAGGACTATGTCATTGCCCACTATGTTCTGGTTTTCTGCGTTATTCTGGAGGAATGTACCGGTGCAGTGGATACATTTCTGAGTGGAGTAAATGTTCCTACTCTACATGTGAACCAAAACGTACGGAAGGGAAGTGgaaaattccaaaggaaacaGATAATCGGTATCTTACAAAG TGGTTCAAATCTCAAAAAGGGAAGAAACCAATTAGGATATTGCCTCCGCCACCGTCAAAGACTTCTGCTGAAAGTTCAATTTCTGCAGGCCAACATCAATCATCAAACAGTGAAAGTTTGGCAGATTTAAAAGTTGCCATCTGTGGATTCCCTAAAGCTTCCATT GATGAATGGAAACACAAAATTGACGGCATAGGTGGAGTTTTTCATGCAAAAGTGAAGAAAG ATACTAGTTGCTTGGTGGTCAGTGGAGCGCTCAAGGACGAAGCTGAGATGCGGAAGGCAAG GAGGATGAAAGTACCAATAGTCAGAGAGGACTATTTGGTTGACTGTATGGAAAGAAAGAAGAAGCTTCCATTTGATATGTACAAAGTTGAAATGACTGGGGAGACTTCTAGCATGGTCACCGTCAAAGTGAAGGGACAAAGTGCTGTTCATGATGCTTCTGGCCTACAGGATTCTGGACACATACTGGAGGAAGGGAAAAGTATATATAATACAACTTTGAATATGTCTGATTTGTCCACTGGTATTAACAG CTACTACATCCTTCAAATAATTGAAGAAGATAAAGGGTCAGATTGCTATGTGTTTCGTAAATGGGGTCGAGTGGGAAGTGACAAGATTGGAGGGTCCAAACTGGAAGACATGTCGAAATCTGATGCTATTAGGGAATTCAAACGACTATTCTATGAGAAAACTGGAAACCCTTGGGAGGCCTGGGAACAAAAAACTATTCAGAAGCAACCTGGAAGATTTTTCCCCTTGGAAATT GATTATGGAGTTAACAAACAAGGCGCAAGAAAGAGTAAAGACAATGCAGACAGCAAATTACCCCCTCGAGTGAGAGAATTGATGAAGATGCTCTTTAATGTGGAAACATACAG AGCTGCCATGATGGAGTTTGAGATCAATATGTCCGAAATGCCTCTTGGGAAACTCAGCAAAAGTAATATCCAAAAGG GTTTTGAAGCATTAACAGATATACAGAATCTTTTTACAAGTGGCAATCCTGATTCATCAGTCAGAGATAGCTTGCTTATTGATGCCAGCAATCGGTTCTTCACTGTAATCCCTTCTATTCATCCACATATTATTAGGGACGAGGATGATTTTAAGGCAAAG GTAAAAATGTTGGAAGCCCTTCAAGACATTGAAATAGCCTCAAGATTAGTTGGATTTGATGCCAACAGGGATGACTCGATTGATGATAATTATAAGAAGCTCCGCTGTGCTATATCTCCACTTCCTCATGACAGTGAAGATTTTCGATTAGTCGAGAAGTATCTACATAATACTCATGCCCCCACACATGTG GACTGGAGTCTTGAGCTAGAAGATGTTTTTTCACTTGAAAGACATGGTGAATTTGATAAATATGCTCCTTACAGGAACAAAGTTGGTAATAGAATGCTCTTATGGCATG GTTCTAGGTTGACGAACTTTGTGGGCATTCTTAACCAAGGACTCAGAATCGCACCTCCAGAAGCCCCTGCAACTGGCTACATG TTTGGCAAAGGGATTTACTTTGCTGACCTTGTCAGCAAAAGTGCTCAGTATTGCTACACTGATAAGAAAAATCCTGTTGGTCTAATGCTTTTGAGTGAAGTTGCCCTTGGAAATGTCTATGAGCTCAAAAAAGCTAAG TATATGGATAAACCTCCGGAAGGAAAGCATTCTACTAAAGGACTGGGAAAGAAAATGCCCCTGGAATCAGATTATGTAAAGTGGAGAGGTGATGTCGTTGTTCCTTGTGGGAAACCAGTGTCATCAAATGTCAAGGCATCTGAGCTCATGTACAATGAGTATATTGTCTATAATACTTCTCAA GTTAAACTGCAATACTTGCTGAAGGTGAGGTTCCATCACAAGAAATGA
- the LOC127126072 gene encoding deoxyhypusine hydroxylase, whose protein sequence is MSVDSLNDVASCSPEMEKFLCELLLDSTQPISERFRALFSLRNLKGPAPRTALILATRDSSNLLAHEAAFALGQMQEREAIPALTSVLNDLSLHPIVRHEAAEALGAIGSDSNVSLLKRSLESDPAQEVRETCELALQRILNLKDAAAADDSTAPGISPFMSVDPAAPATSCSSVDQLRELLLDEEKGMYERYAALFALRNDGGNKAVAAIIDSLGSKSALLKHEVAYVLGQLQDKAASAALSNILRDVNEHPMVRHEAAEALGSIADDQSVALLEEFTADPEALVSQSCQVALSMLEAERSGKSFEFLFMRNPTVV, encoded by the exons ATGTCTGTTGATTCGCTAAACGACGTCGCTTCGTGCTCCCCGGAGATGGAAAAGTTCCTCTGTGAATTGCTGTTGGACTCCACTCAACCCATCTCTGAACGCTTCAGAGCCCTCTTCTCTCTTCGGAACCTCAAAGGCCCCGCTCCTCGCACCGCCCTTATTCTCG CAACTAGAGATTCATCCAATTTGTTAGCACATGAAGCTGCGTTTGCATTAGGTCAAATGCAAGAACGGGAAGCCATTCCTGCATTGACCTCGGTTCTTAATGATCTTTCTTTGCATCCCATTGTTCGCCATGAG GCAGCGGAAGCACTTGGCGCTATTGGATCAGATAGTAATGTTTCTCTTTTGAAGCGAAGTTTGGAATCTGATCCGGCTCAAGAGGTTCGAGAGACGTGTGAATTGGCTCTTCAACGTATTCTGAATTTAAAAGATGCTGCTGCTGCGGATGATTCGACTGCACCGGGTATTTCTCCATTTATGTCTGTTGATCCTGCAGCACCAGCCACGTCTTGTTCTTCGGTGGACCAATTAAG GGAGTTACTTCTTGATGAGGAAAAAGGGATGTATGAGCGATATGCAGCTCTTTTTGCACTTCGAAATGACGGTGGAAACAAAGCCGTTGCTGCTATTATTGATTCCTTGGGTTCCAAGAGTGCTTTACTAAAACATGAG GTTGCATACGTTTTGGGCCAATTGCAAGACAAAGCTGCTTCAGCTGCTCTATCCAATATACTTCGAGATGTGAATGAGCATCCAATGGTTAGGCATGAGGCTGCTGAAGCTCTTGGTTCAATTGCAG ATGACCAAAGTGTAGCTCTTCTTGAGGAGTTTACGGCAGACCCGGAAGCTCTTGTCTCACAAAGTTGTCAAGTTGCTCTAAGCATGCTAGAAGCTGAAAGATCAGGGAAATCTTTTGAG TTCTTGTTCATGCGCAATCCAACTGTGGTGTAA